CTGGAGTTCAGCTGCGAAGGCGCGAGCGTGATCCAGGCTGCCGCGAGGGGTGCTGCGCGCCTTCGTCAGCTGCAACGATTCGTTAGCCCGCAGGCTCGGGATCCCCCGCTTCCTGCAGGGCGGACTTGAGTGCGTCGATTAAAGACGTGACGAACTCGCACGCGTTGTCCGGTAAGCCTGCGTCGTTGAACGACGCCGGCGCACTCGCGCGGCGGAGTGACCCAAGGCGTGGACCAGACACTGATATTACGGTGCTTACGATCTGATTCCCACCGGGCTTGTTCGAGTGCTCCAAAACGTTGTTTCGGACGCGACCGACGCCCTCAGCTCGAACCCTGCCAACGCCCGGCAGCCCAGCACCACACTGGCGCAGCACGACGAGGATCCTGTGCGCGATGTAGTAGAAGGACTCTGCGTAGGTTCGCACCGCCTCATCCTCAGCGAACGGCTGGTCGCCGAAGATCGTCGCTATGAGCCCAGGCGGAAGCTGGGGCAGTTGGTCGTACGGCTCGGTATGGATCGCGACGCGCTGCACGCCCTCTTCCTCGTCATTGGGCTGCTTCTGTGCATCCCATAGTCGGTCGTGCACTTCCATAGCCTGCTCGTACAGGAACTTGGCCTGTCGAAGTCGAACTCTGAGCTCGAGTACGACGGTGGGGTCGGCCCGCCCGACGTACGACTCATAGTATCGCCCGAGCAGTAGCAGTGCCTCGGTGAACGGAACGTCAGGTCGTGCCATTGCTCTTCGTCGCGATGACGTCTGTTGCGGGCTAACGCTGGAGTTCAGCTGCGGAGCGGCCGACACAGATCCGTCCCGCCACGAAGATGGCTGGGCCGCTCCGTCAGCTGCAACGATTCGTTAGGCCGGCCGGTTGTCGGAGGCCGGTGGCTCGGCCAGAACGTGGGCCGCGGCGAGGAGCTGCGCGAGGGCGCCGCGGCACCCGGCGCGCAGGCTGAGCTGCGGTGCCGGCATCGGCTCGCCACCCTCGGGCGCGCCGGCGCGCATCCAAGCCTCGAGTGCCCGGCGTGTCGCCCGGACCTCTTCCCGAAATCCATGCCGTGCAGCCCGCCGGGCGGCGGGCCAGCAGCGGAAGCAGTACCGTGTCTAGGCCATTGCATCCCCCTCCCCCCGCTCGATGACGCCGACCGTTCCCCGCCGGCCACACCGTCCGCACCGCCCATCGCGCGTCTCCGGCGGATCCGCGTTCACAATCGAAACGGAGGCCCGGCGCCCAAAGGAACTTGTGGAGACGTGTCTCATCGACGGTTACGCTTCTTATCTCACGTGGGCTGTGGCGGCCTAACGCTGGAGTTCAGCTGCGTGGGCGCGGGGCTGGAGCAATGAATTCGCGAGGGACGCCGCGCGCCCACGCCAGCTGCAACGATTCGTTCGGCAGCCGCGCAACTACGGCGTGCTGGTGGCCGCGGCGCCGTCCAGCACGAGAGTGTCGGCGATCGCCTGCCCCGGGTCGGTCACCACGAAGTCCCCGCTAATCCACGCCCGGAGCGTGGCCCCCACGCCAAACTCCGACAGCGCTGCGCGCGAGCCATCTCGGTGCAGCAAGACCGTCGACGCGCTGACACCGAGCCACGTGCGGCCTGTTTGGATCGGTGGCAGCGGCGCGCGACCCTGGACAAGGAGCCGGGGGCGGGCGCCAGTGTCGCACGCGACGACGGGGCCGGCGAGCGTGGCGGCGCTCCGCGGCAGCGGTCGCACGTCGGGCGCATCAGGCCCCGCCTCCGTCCCGCAGGCACTGGCGGCGAGGAGGATGGCGACTAGGCGATATAGGGGCACAACTCTTTGCATCTTGGGATCCTGTTGCTGCCGAACGCCAGAGTTCAGCTGCGAGGGCGCGACCGTGATCTCTGCCGCCGCGAGGGACGCTGCGCGCCCTCGTCAGCTGCAACGATTCGTTAGGTAGCAGCGTGTACGCCGGCACGATGCGCCGCCCACCCAAAGCGCGCGAGGACCACCCCGACTACGAGCGCGACGGCCGCGCCCAGCGCCAGTGGCCAGGCCGGCGCGTTCGGCACCTGTCGGTAGGCATAGGCGAGCGCCGCTAGAACGCGCGCCACGCCCGTGGCGAGACCGAGGAGCCACAGCCTAGGCGCCCAGCGACGCCCGAGCGCTCCCCCAGCGGCCGCGACCACGAGCAGCGCGCCGGCGGCAGCGGCGAGCGCGCACTCCGGCACCTGGTCTCCAGCACCGAGCGCGAGACGGGCGGCGCCGTGCACGAGGTTCAGCGCGGCTATCGGCGAAACGATGAGCGCCAGCATGCGGAAGCGCCGCATCGCGAGTGAGGCGGAGGACTCCATCCAGTTCTCGTGGGTAGGGTGCTACCTAACGCTGGAGTTCAGCTGCGAAGCCGCAGGGTTGGAGCTATGCCGCCGGCGAGGAGCGCCTGCGCGGCTTCGTCAGCTGCAACGCTCGTTAGGCCGCACGGTCATTGAAACCGTGCGATGACCGCGACCCACACGGAATCCGTGAGCGTCCGCCCGCCGACAACTACCGTGCCGACGACCCAGGTCTGCCCGAACTGGTCCCCGGTGGTCAGGATCGCCGTCCCGGGCTCGGCCGCCAGCAAGTCCACCCGGGCAATCCGCGCGTCCCGGACCGTGAAGGTCGGCTGGACGAGGCTGTCGACGCCGCGCCGCGCGTCGATAAACCGCGCTCTGAGCACGATCTGTGCTCGGGTGCCACTGAAGATCGAGTCGGCGTCCAGTTCGAGGCGCAATGGCGGAATCCCGGGCTCGGACGCCGAGTCTTGGCACGCGAGGGCGAGGGCGAGCACCGCTACGGAACCCGCTCCCATGCAATGGATACGGCGGCTTGAGAGCTGCTTCATACGACGGAATCCTATGGTGGCGGCCTAACGCTGGAGTTCAGCTGCGGAGGCGCAGGGCCGGAGCCATGCTGCCGAGAGGAGCATTGCGCGCCTCCGTCAGCTGCAACGATTCGTTAGGCGTCCGCACGACCGTCTTGGTCGCGCCGTGCGGACAATCGCCGCACCCCTGCCGTGGCGAGCGATACGCCCGTGCTCAGGACGAGCACCGCCAGTAGGGCCCAGACCCACAAGGCATGCCACGTGAGATAGGCGGGCGCGTGCAGAAAGCCAAGGAACGTTGACGGGACTGTCCACACCGCGAAGGCGGTAGCGCCGAGCGCTCCCCGGCGCCAGAGCGGGCCTTCGGGTCGCGGGTCCAGCGCGGTCAGGACCACAAGGGCCTCGCCGAGCATGAGTAGACAGACGAACGCGAGGGCCAGCCACGGCACCGTCCACGTCGCGCGTTGCTCCGGTGTGGAAAAGAAGTAGGTCCGCGGATTGAGGCCGAGCCGGACGACGAAGCCGGCGCTGGCCACGTAGGCGAGGCCGAGTAGCAGTGTGATGCGGTGGTACGGCACTCGTGGCATGGTGGACGCCTAACGCTGGAGTTCAGCTGCGAACGCGCGCGGCTGGAGCCGTGAAGGTACTCGGCGGGATGCGCGCGTTCGCCAGCTGCAACGATTCGTTAGGGAGCGGACTCTCGGACGACGGCTGGGGCACCGCGAGCGGCGAGTTCTCTGGGGACCGGCCGCGGAACGTCCTGACTCTCCGCTTCAGGTTGCGTCAATGGTAACGCCTGGCGGAGCCACCGGTTCGCAGCTTGGACCACTGAAGCAGGACACCGGCGGTCATGAGGATCACGTTGCTCTGCCAGGGCGAAACGAGCGCGAGATGCGAGTCTGCGTAGGACTGGGCGAGCCAGCGCACCACCACGACCGCGGGGAGGAAGATGAGCGCCCGGCCCGGTCTCAAGAGGTCAAGCAGGTAGGCCGGCAGTCCGAGCAAGAAGCCGATCGCAAGCCACGCCTCGTGGGGTCGACTCCAATCGAACCATCCGCTCAATGCGCCTCCCCAGAGCGTGTCGCAGAGTGCCAACGCCCACCCGGCCCAAAATGCCGCGCGTTCGCCGACGCTAGTGTTCATTGGAGGATGCGCACACGATGAGCGGATGACACGCTGCGGCGGAGATGAGAAGCCGCCCGCACCAGCGCAACCTCCCGCTGTCCGGGGACAGGCCCTGCCCAACCGATCTCGTACTCCGGCGCTATCCCTCGGAGAATGTGTGTCGCTCCCTAACGCCGGAGTTCACCTACGAAGGCGCAGGGCTGGAACTCGGCTGCCGGTGCGGCGTGCTGCGCGCCTTCGTCAGGTGCAACGATTCGTTAGGTGGCGGCCCGGCGATCTTAGGGGCGTTGCACGGGGACAGCGTTGCCACAGTCGTCGATGGCCTGCACGGCCAACTCGATCCTGAGACGATAGCCTCCCCGTTCAACGACCAGCGTATCCGTCACCAGCCGCGCATAGCCCAGTCGCCGGACATCGATGACATACCGACCCGAGGGCAGCGAGTCAAACCGGAATCGGCCCGCGCTGTCCGTATTTGTCCGGCGCGGTAGCGACGCGATGCTCACGCTCGCCATCCCGACAGGACGCCCGGACCCACGCTCGACCACCGTGCCCACCAGGACGCCCGACTCGCCTGGGAGCGCATTCCGGGAGGCAACGCGGGACACTTCGTGGGGCACCGGACAAGCACCCGAGGCACCGCTGCTCGCGCAGCCGAGCGCACCGCACACCGAGAGCGACAACACTACAACTGCGGGATTCCTGGTTCGAGGATTCGGCGGCATGCCCTCCTGACGACCGAGGATGCCCGTCGCCACCTAACGCCAGAGTTCAGCTGCGGAGGCGCGGGGCTGGAGCTGTGGATGCGGTCGGGACGCTGCGCGGCTCCGTCAGCTGCAACGATTCGTTGGGCGGCGGCTCACTGGACTGCGTTGATCATCTGGAACTCAGGCAGGACCTCCGCGGCGAACCGGCCGCCCGGGACGGCGACAACGAGGCCCGCCGCGACCGCCGCCACCGCCGCGCGCCAGCGGGACCGAGTGGCCCAACGCCGCGCCGCCCGGCGCCCGGCCCACCCGGCAGCCAGGGCCGGAGCGGATAGCGCGGCGAAATAGGCAGCGCCGGTCTGCCACCACGGGGCGAGCGCGCCGAGGCCGGCCGCGTGCGCCGCCGCCAACATCGCCACGCCAACCCCCGCGCTCAACACGCTGTGGGCGAACCAGGCACGTCGCCCGGCCCCACAGTACGTGAGCACGATCGCGGCCCCGGCGAGGACCGCCGCCGCTGCCATGAGGCACCGCGCTTGCCAGAAGAAAGTCTCCATACTCGAGGGACGCGCGAGCGACATAACCGCCACCACTCGCGCCGGCGCGTGTGAGCCGCCCAACGCCAGAGTTCACCTGCGGAGGCGCAGGGTTGGAACTATCCGGCCGTGAGGAGCGTTGCGCGCCTCCGTCAGGTGCAACGATTCGTTAGACATCCGATTCGGAAGTGCCTGCTTCGTCGGCGTCCGGCGCGATCAACCCGAACGCGTTCAAGCTCCCGAATCGTTCCCTGAGCCGCTGCTCCAAGCCGGCCAGCCCCAGCCCCGTCGGAGCGGCGTAGAGTACGTCGAGGACCTCGCCCTCGTCGATCGTCGGCAGAAGCCAGTTGAACGTCACGGCATCGGGCCTGTCCAGCGGGCCGAGGACCCGCTCCAACTGCGCGATGAGGGCCGCCGCGAGGACCGGATCCTCCCAGCCCCGTGCCGGAATGCGGTCGTCGGGAGAGTCCGCCATGCGTTACGAAGATGCGTGTGGATGTCTAACGCTGGAGTTCAGCTGCGGAGCGGCGGGGCCGGAGCCATGCTGCCGGAGTGGGACGCCGCGCCGCTCCGTCAGCTGCAACGATTCGTTAGGCAGCCGGCGGCGCAGGCTTCCCATCGGCGAAGGGCAGCCCGCCACACGAGACACCGCCTGGGCGGAAGTGAAGCACCGGCACCGG
The window above is part of the Gemmatirosa kalamazoonensis genome. Proteins encoded here:
- a CDS encoding carboxypeptidase-like regulatory domain-containing protein is translated as MPPNPRTRNPAVVVLSLSVCGALGCASSGASGACPVPHEVSRVASRNALPGESGVLVGTVVERGSGRPVGMASVSIASLPRRTNTDSAGRFRFDSLPSGRYVIDVRRLGYARLVTDTLVVERGGYRLRIELAVQAIDDCGNAVPVQRP